A single genomic interval of Helianthus annuus cultivar XRQ/B chromosome 6, HanXRQr2.0-SUNRISE, whole genome shotgun sequence harbors:
- the LOC110944428 gene encoding uncharacterized protein LOC110944428: MSTNVQSGMLANFWGGMGFDSEFVNSNGHSGGLACMWDPKTYVKDMVAKDDNYLHVSGLLTDGSIRLNIINVYAPQHNQDKRNLWAKIVQLMQSGQGWWLVFGDFNAVRNMGERKNSKFDTVCARDFNNFIDEASLQEYNLKGMKYTYMTNRGGKCKISRIDWMLVCCNVFNKWPNACVRALNRELSDHSPLILSLVDTNFGPKPFRCFDSWLDRSGCVEIITSVLIGNNMEGPSDLNLNNKLKMLRNRLEVWYKACECNEEEEEKRLRNERDEIERLME; the protein is encoded by the coding sequence ATGTCGACTAATGTACAATCGGGGATGTTGGCTAATTTTTGGGGAGGTATGGGGTTTGACTCTGAGTTTGTTAATTCTAATGGTCACTCGGGTGGTTTAGCTTGTATGTGGGATCCCAAGACATATGTGAAAGACATGGTAGCGAAAGATGATAATTATCTTCATGTTTCGGGTTTGCTGACGGATGGTTCTATTCGTCTTAATATTATTAATGTTTATGCTCCTCAACACAATCAAGATAAGAGAAATCTGTGGGCAAAAATTGTGCAACTTATGCAATCGGGTCAAGGTTGGTGGTTGGTTTTTGGCGATTTCAATGCAGTTCGAAATATGGGAGAAAGAAAAAATTCAAAGTTCGATACAGTTTGTGCTAgggattttaataattttattgATGAGGCGAGCCTTCAAGAATATAATTTAAAAGGTATGAAGTATACTTATATGACGAATAGGGGAGGCAAGTGTAAGATAAGTAGAATTGATTGGATGCTCGTTTGTTGCAATGTTTTTAATAAATGGCCAAATGCTTGTGTTCGCGCTTTAAATAGAGAATTATCTGATCACTCACCGCTAATTCTATCACTCGTTGATACCAATTTTGGACCAAAGCCGTTTCGTTGTTTTGATTCTTGGCTTGATAGATCGGGCTGCGTTGAGATTATTACTTCAGTTTTAATTGGAAATAATATGGAGGGTCCTTCGGATCTCAATCTTAATAATAAACTAAAGATGTTGCGTAACAGATTAGAAGTGTGGTATAAAGCATGTGAATGcaatgaagaagaagaggaaaaAAGACTTCGTAATGAAAGAGATGAGATCGAGAGGCTGATGGAATAG
- the LOC110944429 gene encoding uncharacterized mitochondrial protein AtMg01250-like, producing the protein MEWLKKRNRKAFLLKIDFEKAYDNVNWNFLISIMEQMGFPSTWCNWIKGILISSRAAVLVNGSPTFEFKIEKGLRQGDPLSPFLFLIVMEALSWMLKKAKAIGELKGINFTDDEADITHLFYADDALILGEWSRENLQSTARILRVFYLCSGVRP; encoded by the coding sequence ATGGAGTGGTTGAAAAAACGGAATAGAAAGGCATTTCTCTTAAAAATAGATTTCGAGAAGGCGTATGACAATGTCAATTGGAATTTTTTGATATCTATTATGGAGCAAATGGGTTTTCCATCGACGTGGTGCAACTGGATTAAAGGTATTCTTATATCCTCGCGGGCCGCAGTTTTAGTGAATGGCTCTCCAACTTTTGaatttaaaattgaaaaaggTCTCCGTCAAGGAGATCCACTTTCGCCTTTTTTATTCTTGATTGTTATGGAAGCTTTATCTTGGATGTTGAAAAAAGCTAAGGCGATTGGTGAGTTGAAGGGCATTAATTTTACAGATGATGAAGCCGACATTACCCACCTTTTCTACGCGGACGACGCTCTTATTTTAGGAGAGTGGTCTCGCGAGAATCTTCAGAGCACCGCCCGGATTCTTCGTGTTTTTTACTTATGCTCGGGTGTAAGACCTTAA